A window of Nicotiana tabacum cultivar K326 chromosome 24, ASM71507v2, whole genome shotgun sequence contains these coding sequences:
- the LOC142178569 gene encoding uncharacterized protein LOC142178569 isoform X1, translated as MSATQGTGMIDKNFIVLEKEHMQIDIPLPPSTHQVKQYIQKVEASSIGMGREPTPRSLCSSLGISKNEVGIYPNQRTQTSSKSTRSNFTMSSDQEMRTMDKNSLVLEKEHMQTNISLPPSTDQVMQHFQTVETAVGSSSNPAKVKRVRGRNKCKEVASLEVGQKLKVTFYNNRTVGTNSKLFSRHLGRIVRDRNMCPLGVSSWNDITEEKLNHM; from the exons ATGTCTGCTACTCAAGGAACAGGAATGATAGATAAAAATTTCATCGTTCTTGAGAAAGAGCATATGCAAATTGATATTCCATTGCCTCCATCTACCCACCAAGTTAAGCAATACATCCAAAAAGTTGAAGCAA GTTCTATAGGGATGGGACGGGAGCCAACGCCTAGATCTTTGTGCTCCTCTTTAGGGATTTCTAAAAATGAGGTGGGAATTTATCCTAATCAACGTACGCAAACTTCTTCTAAAAGTACAAGATCAAATTTTACTATGTCTTCTGATCAAGAAATGCGAACAATGGATAAAAACTCCTTGGTTCTTGAGAAAGAGCATATGCAAACCAATATTTCATTGCCACCATCTACTGATCAAGTTATGCAGCACTTCCAAACAGTTGAAACAG CTGTAGGTTCTTCATCTAATCCTGCAAAGGTAAAAAGAGTTCGAGGGAGGAACAAGTGTAAAGAAGTTGCATCACTTGAAGTCGGACAAAAGCTGAAAGTAACCTTTTACAATAATCGAACGGTTGGAACAAATAGCAAACTGTTTTCGAGGCACTTGGGAAGAATCGTTCGTGACCGTAATATGTGTCCTTTGGGAGTATCATCGTGGAATGATATTACGGAAGAAAAGTTGAATCACATGTGA
- the LOC142178569 gene encoding uncharacterized protein LOC142178569 isoform X2 — MSATQGTGMIDKNFIVLEKEHMQIDIPLPPSTHQVKQYIQKVEASSIGMGREPTPRSLCSSLGISKNEVGIYPNQRTQTSSKSTRSNFTMSSDQEMRTMDKNSLVLEKEHMQTNISLPPSTDQVMQHFQTVETGSSSNPAKVKRVRGRNKCKEVASLEVGQKLKVTFYNNRTVGTNSKLFSRHLGRIVRDRNMCPLGVSSWNDITEEKLNHM, encoded by the exons ATGTCTGCTACTCAAGGAACAGGAATGATAGATAAAAATTTCATCGTTCTTGAGAAAGAGCATATGCAAATTGATATTCCATTGCCTCCATCTACCCACCAAGTTAAGCAATACATCCAAAAAGTTGAAGCAA GTTCTATAGGGATGGGACGGGAGCCAACGCCTAGATCTTTGTGCTCCTCTTTAGGGATTTCTAAAAATGAGGTGGGAATTTATCCTAATCAACGTACGCAAACTTCTTCTAAAAGTACAAGATCAAATTTTACTATGTCTTCTGATCAAGAAATGCGAACAATGGATAAAAACTCCTTGGTTCTTGAGAAAGAGCATATGCAAACCAATATTTCATTGCCACCATCTACTGATCAAGTTATGCAGCACTTCCAAACAGTTGAAACAG GTTCTTCATCTAATCCTGCAAAGGTAAAAAGAGTTCGAGGGAGGAACAAGTGTAAAGAAGTTGCATCACTTGAAGTCGGACAAAAGCTGAAAGTAACCTTTTACAATAATCGAACGGTTGGAACAAATAGCAAACTGTTTTCGAGGCACTTGGGAAGAATCGTTCGTGACCGTAATATGTGTCCTTTGGGAGTATCATCGTGGAATGATATTACGGAAGAAAAGTTGAATCACATGTGA
- the LOC142178190 gene encoding uncharacterized protein LOC142178190: MGHRLKLPLSHKWRNVKDSFDGTKEKRLPPKICSGIEILNQLQDLEGIQLTKDPKKRKKISHENRKDNWNKKRKTNDTIKTRLDLQDKNIRPELHPIQRGEKVEVPTTCYTLPPEAKHKLCQFLKNLKVPDGFSCNISQCMNLKDHKISGLKSHDCHVLLQHILPLALRGMLSKEVCESLIELSLFFNVLGSKKLRIDDLEQIEAQIPITLCKLEKVFPPSFFDVMVHLPIHLVSEAKIAGPTHYRWMYHVERWLYFLKSLIDNRACPEGSIEQGYIANECMTLCSRYLHTIDTKFNRPERNYDGGLKKSNGGLSMFYQPGRTLGAKDPFGENDQDSENINYYGILTDVIELQFLMGRRVILFRCNWFDMYNKIKGVKKDEYDFVSINLGRFLKTNEPFVLAEQASRVFYTIDNFNKGWHVVRKTQPRDSYEIVKQIDDDIVDIGNPSQKKRKTTVKLNMKPSRTENEVESTIKTTTRYAFLAPGAIRKGQGRGRGLRSLVEKENMPIKSLFPQSSDLVKQYIQTIETVKIF, translated from the exons ATGGGTCATCGACTCAAACTTCCTCTTAGCCATAAATGGAGGAATGTCAAGGATTCATTTGATGGTACAAAAGAGAAAAGGCTCCCACCAAAAATATGTTCTGGTATTGAGATACTTAATCAACTGCAAGATCTTGAAGGGATACAGTTAACAAAGGAtccaaagaaaaggaagaagatatCACATGAAAACCGAAAGGATAATTGGAacaagaaaa GAAAGACCAATGATACAATTAAAACTCGGTTAGACTTGCAAGACAAGAATATTAGGCCGGAATTGCACCCCATCCAAAGAGGGGAGAAAGTTGAAGTTCCAACTACATGCTACACATTGCCTCCCGAAGCTAAGCACAAATTATGCCAATTCTTAAAGAATTTAAAGGTTCCTGATGGGTTTTCATGTAATATTTCTCAATGTATGAATCTGAAAGATCACAAGATATCTGGGTTGAAAAGTCATGATTGTCATGTCCTTCTGCAACATATACTCCCTCTTGCACTTCGTGGTATGTTGTCCAAAGAAGTGTGTGAATCGCTTATTGAgttatctttattttttaatgtgCTTGGATCAAAGAAGTTAAGGATTGATGACTTGGAACAAATTGAAGCGCAAATTCCCATAACACTTTGCAAGTTAGAAAAGGTCTTCCCTCCTTCATTTTTTGATGTCATGGTGCACTTGCCTATTCATTTAGTTAGTGAAGCTAAGATTGCTGGACCTACTCATTATCGGTGGATGTATCATGTAGAACGATggttatattttttaaaatctcTGATTGATAATAGGGCATGTCCAGAGGGTTCTattgaacaaggttacattgCAAATGAATGTATGACCTTATGTTCAAGATATTTGCATACTATTGACACAAAATTTAATCGACCTGAACGAAATTATGATGGAGGTTTAAAAAAATCTAATGGAGGTTTATCTATGTTTTACCAACCTGGAAGAACTCTGGGAGCTAAAGATCCAT TTGGTGAGAATGATCAAGATAGTGAGAACATTAATTATTATGGAATTTTAACAGATGTGATTGAATTGCAATTTCTCATGGGTAGAAGAGTGATTTTATTTCGATGTAATTGGTTTGATatgtataataaaataaaaggagttAAAAAAGATGAGTATGACTTTGTGAGTATTAATCTGGGGAGATTTCTGAAAACAAACGAGCCTTTTGTTTTAGCGGAGCAAGCATCTCGAGTGTTTTATACTATTGATAATTTCAACAAAGGTTGGCATGTAGTGAGGAAGACTCAACCTCGTGATTCCTATGAGATTGTAAAACAAATAGATGATGATATTGTAGACATAGGAAATCCTTCACAAAAGAAACGAAAAACAACGGTGAA GTTAAATATGAAACCATCAAGGACTGAAAATGAGGTGGAATCAACTATAAAGACTACTACCAGATATGCATTCCTCGCCCCAGGTGCTATAAGAAAGGGACAAGGACGAGGACGAGGGCTTAGATCTTTGGTTGAGAAAGAGAATATGCCAATTAAGAGTTTATTTCCTCAATCTAGTGATCTTGTTAAGCAATACATCCAAACAATTGAAACAGTTAAGATATTTTAA